TTGGCTGAGGTGTGTCCTGAGCTATGGGCTAGGAAGGGATCTTCCTGGGCTCGGTTGCTATTGGCAGGGCTCTCTTGGGCTGAAGGAAAGGACAAGCCCTGGGCCTCCCGACAACACCTCCAGCTCTCGGCTCCAGctcatgctttttctccctcGTGTTGGAGTGacaggctgctcctcacgcACCGCTCATGCTTtgcttctcctgccctctcccccaggcgcacctccagccacaagacatgtcctgctacaacccgtgcctgccctgccggccctgcggcccgaccccgctggccaacagctgcaatgagccctgtgtccggcagtgccaggactccaccgtcgtcatccagccctcccccgtggtggtgaccctgcccggccccatcctcagctccttcccgcagagcaccgccgtcggatcctccacctccgctgccgttggcagcatcctcagctctgcgggAGTGCCCATCAACTCCGGGGGCTCCGGCCTCTCCGGCTTTGGCCTCTCCGGCATTGGCAGCTGCTACCGCGGCAGACCATGCCTCCCCTGCTAAAGCTGCTGGCGATAGCCCTGGGGAaggcccccagggacccacaagAT
The sequence above is a segment of the Pelecanus crispus isolate bPelCri1 chromosome 18, bPelCri1.pri, whole genome shotgun sequence genome. Coding sequences within it:
- the LOC142595309 gene encoding feather keratin 1-like, producing MSCYNPCLPCRPCGPTPLANSCNEPCVRQCQDSTVVIQPSPVVVTLPGPILSSFPQSTAVGSSTSAAVGSILSSAGVPINSGGSGLSGFGLSGIGSCYRGRPCLPC